The following coding sequences lie in one Pontibacter sp. G13 genomic window:
- a CDS encoding dihydrofolate reductase, which translates to MPATIIAIFAAAENHVIGSENTIPWRLPADLKHFKRITMGNPMIMGRKTFESLPGLLPGRRHLVLSRNPEFEAPGAEVFPDLASAIGACGDAEQISIVGGATIYEAAFEAGIIDKVYKTLVHAEVEGDATFDIPQPELWQISNVDAHQADSKNEFAYTFLELTPREAPDSLA; encoded by the coding sequence ATGCCCGCCACCATCATCGCCATATTCGCTGCCGCCGAAAATCACGTCATCGGAAGCGAAAACACCATCCCTTGGAGGCTCCCTGCCGATCTCAAGCATTTTAAGCGCATCACGATGGGCAACCCCATGATCATGGGCCGCAAGACCTTCGAATCCCTACCCGGTCTTCTGCCCGGCCGTCGCCATCTCGTCCTTTCCCGCAATCCCGAATTCGAAGCCCCGGGCGCCGAAGTCTTTCCCGATCTGGCATCAGCCATTGGTGCATGTGGAGACGCCGAGCAAATTTCCATTGTAGGCGGCGCGACCATCTACGAAGCCGCATTTGAGGCCGGAATCATCGACAAAGTGTACAAAACGCTGGTCCATGCCGAGGTGGAAGGAGATGCGACCTTTGACATCCCCCAACCCGAATTGTGGCAGATCTCGAACGTAGACGCCCACCAAGCCGACAGCAAGAACGAATTTGCCTATACCTTCTTGGAACTCACTCCCCGGGAAGCTCCCGATTCCTTGGCATAG